One Setaria italica strain Yugu1 chromosome II, Setaria_italica_v2.0, whole genome shotgun sequence DNA segment encodes these proteins:
- the LOC101777378 gene encoding protein CURVATURE THYLAKOID 1B, chloroplastic isoform X2: MATTCRFAAPLGLAPLPRGRAPAGAVVSFPQCGSKISRGVAVRATSGGEGATEEVPEIVKAAQDAWDKVEDKYAVATIGVAAIVALWTAAGALKAIDKLPLLPGILEIVGIGYTGWFTYRNLIFQPDREALISKIKSTYKEITGSSN; the protein is encoded by the exons ATGGCCACCACCTGCCGCTTCGCCGCGCCGCTCGGCCTCGCACCGCtgccccgcggccgcgcccccgccggcgccgtcgtgtCCTTCCCCCAATGCG GTTCCAAGATCTCGAGAGGTGTCGCCGTCAGAGCGACgtccggcggcgagggcgccacGGAGGAGGTGCCGGAGATCGTCAAGGCTGCGCAGGACGCG TGGGACAAAGTTGAGGACAAGTACGCCGTGGCCACCATCGGCGTCGCCGCCATCGTCGCGCTCTGGACGGCAGCGGGGGCTCTCAAG GCCATCGACAAGCTTCCTCTCCTTCCTGGTATCCTTGAGATTGTTGGAATTGGCTATACTGGG TGGTTCACATACCGCAACCTCATCTTCCAGCCAGACAG GGAAGCTCTGATCAGCAAAATCAAGAGTACCTACAAAGAAATCACCGGGAGTAGCAACTGA
- the LOC101777378 gene encoding protein CURVATURE THYLAKOID 1B, chloroplastic isoform X1: MATTCRFAAPLGLAPLPRGRAPAGAVVSFPQCAGSKISRGVAVRATSGGEGATEEVPEIVKAAQDAWDKVEDKYAVATIGVAAIVALWTAAGALKAIDKLPLLPGILEIVGIGYTGWFTYRNLIFQPDREALISKIKSTYKEITGSSN, translated from the exons ATGGCCACCACCTGCCGCTTCGCCGCGCCGCTCGGCCTCGCACCGCtgccccgcggccgcgcccccgccggcgccgtcgtgtCCTTCCCCCAATGCG CAGGTTCCAAGATCTCGAGAGGTGTCGCCGTCAGAGCGACgtccggcggcgagggcgccacGGAGGAGGTGCCGGAGATCGTCAAGGCTGCGCAGGACGCG TGGGACAAAGTTGAGGACAAGTACGCCGTGGCCACCATCGGCGTCGCCGCCATCGTCGCGCTCTGGACGGCAGCGGGGGCTCTCAAG GCCATCGACAAGCTTCCTCTCCTTCCTGGTATCCTTGAGATTGTTGGAATTGGCTATACTGGG TGGTTCACATACCGCAACCTCATCTTCCAGCCAGACAG GGAAGCTCTGATCAGCAAAATCAAGAGTACCTACAAAGAAATCACCGGGAGTAGCAACTGA